From a single Parambassis ranga chromosome 2, fParRan2.1, whole genome shotgun sequence genomic region:
- the spag1a gene encoding sperm-associated antigen 1A isoform X2, producing the protein MGNAQEKPPGSGGGAARADHTTAGTRTKGLGGGSGDKLQTHRAPEKGVANGTQNSSAGREEQGSPAVDTSYLDAPAGALPPHLARLKNEGNHLFKHGQFGDALEKYTQAIDGCAEAGIDSPEDLCILYSNRAACYLKDGNSTDCIQDCTKALELQPYSLKPLLRRAMAYESLERYRKAYVDYKTVLQIDTGVQAAHDSVHRITKMLIEQDGSEWREKLPDIPAVPLSVQQQHRDKPISIEVAQARAARAAQEEARRKEARFTLLKQDGNSLVKKGHYQEALEKYSECLTLKPDECALYTNRAICLLKLDRFEEAKQDCDSALQLEPTNKKAFYRRALAFKGLQDYLSASTDLQEVLRLDPNVREAEQELEVVTGLLRQSLMNNAAHTPRV; encoded by the exons ATGGGGAACGCACAGGAGAAACCCCCTGGCAGCGGAGGAGGGGCAGCAAGAGCGGATCACACCACAGCAGGAACGCGGACAAAAGGCTTGGGTGGAGGCAGTGGGGACAAGCTACAGACTCACAGAGCACCAGAGAAGGGGGTGGCCAACGGTACTCAGAACAGCTCTGCTGGTAGAGAGGAGCAGGGCAGCCCTGCAGTGGACACAAGTTACCTGGACGCCCCTGCTGGGGCCCTGCCTCCTCACTTGGCCCGGCTCAAGAATGAAGGGAACCACCTCTTTAAACACGGCCAGTTTGGAGACGCTCTGGAGAAGTACACCCAGGCTATTGATGGATGTGCTGAAGCAG GCATTGATAGTCCAGAAGACCTGTGTATTCTCTACTCCAACAGAGCTGCCTGTTATCTGAAGGATGGAAACAGCACAGACTGCATACAGGACTGCACTAA GGCTTTGGAGCTGCAGCCATACTCCTTGAAGCCCCTATTACGCAGAGCCATGGCTTATGAGTCACTGGAGCGCTACAGAAAAGCCTACGTGGACTATAAGACGGTCCTGCAGATTGACACAGGGGTGCAGGCGGCTCATGACAGCGTCCACAG GATCACCAAGATGCTGATTGAACAGGACGGGTCTGAGTGGAGAGAGAAACTTCCAGATATTCCcgctgtccctctgtctgtccagcagcagcacagagacaaacCCATCAGCATAGAGGTGGCCCAGGCCCGAGCCGCCAGGGCTGCACAGGAGGAGG CCAGAAGAAAAGAAGCTCGCTTCACTTTACTCAAGCAGGACGGCAACAGTCTGGTGAAGAAAGGACACTATCAGGAGGCTCTGGAGAAGTACAGTGAATGCCTCACCTTGAAACCTGATGAGTGTGCTCTCTACACAAACAG AGCCATTTGTCTCCTGAAACTGGATCGATTCGAAGAGGCCAAACAGGACTGTGactctgctctgcagctggaGCCCACCAACAAGAAAGCCTTCTACAGACGAGCCCTGGCCTTTAAAGGTTTACAG GACTACCTGTCAGCcagcactgacctccaggaagTCCTCCGTCTGGATCCTAACGTCCGGGAGGCTGAGCAGGAGCTTGAGGTGGTGACGGGCCTGCTGAGGCAGAGCCTGATGAACAacgctgcacacacaccaagA GTGTGA
- the spag1a gene encoding sperm-associated antigen 1A isoform X1, which translates to MGNAQEKPPGSGGGAARADHTTAGTRTKGLGGGSGDKLQTHRAPEKGVANGTQNSSAGREEQGSPAVDTSYLDAPAGALPPHLARLKNEGNHLFKHGQFGDALEKYTQAIDGCAEAGIDSPEDLCILYSNRAACYLKDGNSTDCIQDCTKALELQPYSLKPLLRRAMAYESLERYRKAYVDYKTVLQIDTGVQAAHDSVHRITKMLIEQDGSEWREKLPDIPAVPLSVQQQHRDKPISIEVAQARAARAAQEEARRKEARFTLLKQDGNSLVKKGHYQEALEKYSECLTLKPDECALYTNRAICLLKLDRFEEAKQDCDSALQLEPTNKKAFYRRALAFKGLQDYLSASTDLQEVLRLDPNVREAEQELEVVTGLLRQSLMNNAAHTPRVRHYATA; encoded by the exons ATGGGGAACGCACAGGAGAAACCCCCTGGCAGCGGAGGAGGGGCAGCAAGAGCGGATCACACCACAGCAGGAACGCGGACAAAAGGCTTGGGTGGAGGCAGTGGGGACAAGCTACAGACTCACAGAGCACCAGAGAAGGGGGTGGCCAACGGTACTCAGAACAGCTCTGCTGGTAGAGAGGAGCAGGGCAGCCCTGCAGTGGACACAAGTTACCTGGACGCCCCTGCTGGGGCCCTGCCTCCTCACTTGGCCCGGCTCAAGAATGAAGGGAACCACCTCTTTAAACACGGCCAGTTTGGAGACGCTCTGGAGAAGTACACCCAGGCTATTGATGGATGTGCTGAAGCAG GCATTGATAGTCCAGAAGACCTGTGTATTCTCTACTCCAACAGAGCTGCCTGTTATCTGAAGGATGGAAACAGCACAGACTGCATACAGGACTGCACTAA GGCTTTGGAGCTGCAGCCATACTCCTTGAAGCCCCTATTACGCAGAGCCATGGCTTATGAGTCACTGGAGCGCTACAGAAAAGCCTACGTGGACTATAAGACGGTCCTGCAGATTGACACAGGGGTGCAGGCGGCTCATGACAGCGTCCACAG GATCACCAAGATGCTGATTGAACAGGACGGGTCTGAGTGGAGAGAGAAACTTCCAGATATTCCcgctgtccctctgtctgtccagcagcagcacagagacaaacCCATCAGCATAGAGGTGGCCCAGGCCCGAGCCGCCAGGGCTGCACAGGAGGAGG CCAGAAGAAAAGAAGCTCGCTTCACTTTACTCAAGCAGGACGGCAACAGTCTGGTGAAGAAAGGACACTATCAGGAGGCTCTGGAGAAGTACAGTGAATGCCTCACCTTGAAACCTGATGAGTGTGCTCTCTACACAAACAG AGCCATTTGTCTCCTGAAACTGGATCGATTCGAAGAGGCCAAACAGGACTGTGactctgctctgcagctggaGCCCACCAACAAGAAAGCCTTCTACAGACGAGCCCTGGCCTTTAAAGGTTTACAG GACTACCTGTCAGCcagcactgacctccaggaagTCCTCCGTCTGGATCCTAACGTCCGGGAGGCTGAGCAGGAGCTTGAGGTGGTGACGGGCCTGCTGAGGCAGAGCCTGATGAACAacgctgcacacacaccaagAGTACGTCATTATGCTACAGCATGA